A genomic window from Candidatus Pelagisphaera phototrophica includes:
- the argH gene encoding argininosuccinate lyase: MGKKSQATWGGRFSKGPAELMLTFGESVSFDKRLAPFDIAVNRAHTAMLHHVGLLTRRELQAIHKGLKIIEKQIADGKLNWNPAFEDVHMNIEQALTKIAPEAAKMHTARSRNDQVATDSRLFFKYACERILSLLQTLQKSILKVAETNQSVSIPGYTHLQRAQPVSVAHHLLAYVEMFSRDVNRFKRLHDDSNWCPLGSGAIAGTTLPIDREFTAKELGFVDAKGKPRVTTNSMDAVADRDLFLDFGHACATCATHFSRISEDVIFWNSTEFGYVNLPDAFCTGSSLMPQKKNPDSMELLRGKSGRIIGNLQSLYTMVKGLPLTYNRDLQEDKVQVFDSFDQIELCLQVLAGTIAGIRFNKARCKDAVADPGLLATDLADWLVEQGVAFRDAHHGVGAMVARAEELKIPLNQVPQKDAETIHPKLKGEWRCVFDLDRAFNSRKGTGMPGPEQIKRQLNRWNKAYGS; encoded by the coding sequence ATGGGTAAAAAGTCGCAGGCTACATGGGGTGGACGCTTTTCGAAGGGACCGGCTGAACTGATGTTGACGTTCGGCGAATCGGTTTCATTCGACAAGCGCCTAGCGCCGTTCGATATCGCGGTGAACCGGGCGCACACCGCTATGCTGCACCATGTCGGATTGCTCACTCGCCGAGAGCTCCAAGCCATCCACAAAGGACTCAAGATTATAGAAAAGCAGATTGCGGACGGAAAACTGAATTGGAATCCCGCATTCGAGGATGTTCACATGAACATCGAGCAAGCCCTAACCAAAATAGCTCCTGAAGCGGCTAAAATGCACACGGCACGGAGCCGGAATGACCAAGTGGCCACGGATTCACGTCTCTTTTTTAAGTATGCATGTGAACGCATCCTGTCGTTGTTGCAAACGCTACAGAAGTCGATTTTGAAGGTCGCTGAAACCAATCAGAGCGTATCGATTCCTGGATACACGCACTTGCAACGGGCCCAGCCGGTTTCAGTCGCGCACCACTTACTGGCTTACGTGGAAATGTTCAGTCGGGATGTCAATCGCTTCAAACGACTGCACGACGATTCCAATTGGTGTCCATTGGGTTCTGGAGCAATCGCGGGAACGACGTTGCCGATCGATCGGGAATTTACGGCTAAGGAATTGGGATTTGTCGATGCGAAGGGAAAGCCTCGCGTTACTACGAACAGCATGGATGCGGTTGCGGACCGCGACCTGTTCTTGGATTTTGGTCACGCCTGCGCAACTTGCGCCACCCATTTCTCTCGAATCTCCGAGGACGTCATTTTTTGGAATAGTACCGAGTTTGGATACGTGAATCTACCCGACGCGTTTTGTACGGGTTCGAGCTTGATGCCGCAGAAAAAGAATCCTGATTCAATGGAATTGCTGCGCGGAAAGTCCGGTCGGATTATCGGAAATCTCCAATCGCTTTACACGATGGTTAAGGGGCTACCTTTGACTTACAACCGCGATTTACAGGAAGACAAGGTTCAAGTGTTCGATAGCTTCGACCAAATCGAGCTTTGCCTGCAGGTCTTAGCAGGAACGATTGCTGGCATACGGTTCAATAAAGCCCGATGTAAGGATGCCGTAGCCGATCCTGGACTGTTAGCAACCGATTTGGCCGACTGGCTGGTGGAGCAAGGTGTGGCATTCCGGGATGCCCATCATGGGGTGGGAGCGATGGTAGCGAGAGCGGAAGAGCTTAAGATTCCCTTGAATCAGGTCCCGCAAAAAGATGCCGAAACGATTCACCCAAAGCTTAAGGGAGAATGGAGGTGCGTCTTCGATCTAGACCGGGCCTTTAATTCACGGAAAGGAACAGGCATGCCGGGACCAGAGCAGATAAAGCGGCAACTGAATCGTTGGAACAAAGCCTACGGTTCTTGA
- the mutL gene encoding DNA mismatch repair endonuclease MutL, which translates to MARISILSDQVANQIAAGEVIERPASIVKELVENSLDAGATSIEVEFKKGGSNYIRIEDNGCGMSKDDALLSLERHATSKIKSASDLNRLSSMGFRGEAIPSIASVSRFLLQTREPESKSGTELLIDAGKLIHCRECGMPPGTRITVWQLFNSVPVRRKFLKTVATESAHIVHHTRLYALAHPEVSFALIDDGRTLFQTPACPKLKDRVMEIFGKAATGNLIEVNEEESGLRLSGLIGAPGHSRSSRHEMLIFVNNRPVESRTLGYALIESYYGHIPKGRYPVAFLFLEMPPSQVDVNVHPAKREIRFRNEASVRGFAVRSILKALKETVEIAVGPVELELRKANRLVAQISTQPVHAPKEISQTESSRTRAGSSPVTRESPAREGTEHGVPPVGAPVEGPPVTEAATPSSLDRSWQFVGWAQGELALFDTESGIVLLDARAAQRRIWYERVLIAYGNQSVQSQTLLLPIPLELDPVSSAVLSDNMELLETYGIIASPFGRNFFRIESVPTWLPEGDAGTYVSDLVDLLRRGDLSDKNKNANEDLLAKHASRRVVNGTPIPGDDEIPSLLDELFETKNPLADPDGRPTFIEIPRSELNRRFHRGSVDSHRAEL; encoded by the coding sequence ATGGCTAGGATTTCCATACTCTCCGATCAGGTTGCGAATCAGATAGCAGCGGGTGAGGTCATCGAGCGGCCGGCATCAATCGTCAAGGAACTGGTTGAGAACAGTCTGGATGCAGGAGCGACTTCGATTGAAGTAGAGTTTAAAAAGGGTGGCTCAAACTATATTCGCATCGAAGATAATGGATGCGGAATGAGCAAGGATGACGCTCTGCTTTCCCTCGAGCGACATGCAACCAGCAAAATCAAGAGTGCCAGCGACTTGAATCGACTTTCATCCATGGGGTTCCGCGGCGAGGCAATTCCGTCGATCGCATCAGTATCACGTTTTCTGCTACAAACACGGGAGCCCGAATCGAAAAGTGGAACAGAACTACTGATAGATGCAGGCAAACTGATTCATTGCCGCGAATGTGGCATGCCTCCCGGAACCAGAATTACAGTATGGCAACTCTTCAATTCGGTTCCGGTGCGCAGGAAGTTTTTGAAAACAGTCGCGACGGAGTCGGCACACATCGTTCACCATACGCGTTTGTATGCTCTGGCCCACCCTGAGGTTTCCTTCGCTCTGATAGACGATGGAAGAACGCTCTTCCAAACCCCTGCCTGCCCGAAATTGAAAGACCGGGTAATGGAGATTTTTGGCAAGGCCGCAACGGGAAATCTCATCGAAGTCAATGAGGAGGAAAGTGGACTGCGCCTGAGCGGATTGATTGGGGCTCCCGGACACTCGCGTTCGAGCCGCCATGAGATGCTGATTTTCGTCAATAACCGCCCGGTTGAGAGCCGCACCTTGGGTTACGCGCTGATTGAATCCTATTACGGCCATATTCCCAAAGGCCGGTATCCGGTGGCCTTTCTCTTTCTCGAAATGCCTCCTTCCCAGGTGGATGTGAATGTGCATCCGGCAAAAAGGGAAATTCGATTTAGAAACGAGGCGAGTGTGCGAGGTTTTGCGGTTCGCTCGATTTTGAAAGCTCTCAAGGAAACCGTAGAAATCGCTGTGGGGCCGGTTGAGCTCGAGCTCAGAAAAGCGAACCGTTTGGTCGCCCAAATATCGACCCAACCAGTCCATGCACCTAAGGAAATCTCGCAGACGGAATCGTCGAGGACTCGGGCAGGGAGCAGTCCCGTTACCCGCGAAAGTCCAGCGCGCGAGGGAACTGAGCACGGGGTTCCACCTGTAGGCGCTCCGGTTGAAGGTCCTCCCGTCACGGAAGCAGCAACCCCATCTTCTCTTGACCGATCCTGGCAATTCGTGGGATGGGCCCAAGGAGAATTGGCTTTATTCGACACGGAGTCGGGAATCGTGCTTTTGGACGCGAGAGCCGCTCAAAGGAGAATTTGGTATGAGCGCGTACTTATCGCTTACGGAAACCAATCAGTGCAAAGCCAGACCTTGCTTTTGCCAATTCCCCTGGAACTGGATCCGGTGTCCTCCGCCGTGTTGAGTGACAATATGGAGTTGCTTGAGACGTACGGCATTATCGCATCCCCGTTCGGACGGAATTTTTTCCGCATAGAATCGGTCCCTACTTGGCTTCCCGAAGGGGATGCGGGCACCTACGTGAGCGATTTGGTTGATCTGCTGCGACGGGGCGATCTGAGCGACAAGAACAAGAACGCCAATGAGGATCTACTGGCGAAACATGCCTCGAGAAGAGTGGTCAATGGGACTCCGATTCCGGGAGATGATGAGATTCCCAGTCTCTTAGACGAACTTTTTGAAACGAAAAATCCTCTGGCCGATCCAGATGGGAGGCCTACGTTTATTGAAATCCCTAGAAGCGAGTTGAATCGCCGGTTTCACAGGGGAAGTGTTGACTCTCACAGAGCCGAACTCTAA
- a CDS encoding glycogen/starch/alpha-glucan phosphorylase has product MTTVAKKKTASKKKKDEGCNCPHPPLKNAILEHLKLTLAHDVSRATRHDWWHCLSLAVRDRMVTHMIETQAVHFSKKTRRTYYLSMEYLMGRMLVNNMYNAGVYEEARDAIESLGLDWDELVEEEVDMGLGNGGLGRLAACFLDSLATLDLPAIGYGIYYEFGLFKQEFVDGHQVEHPDSWKKFGTPWEIVRPEYTQQIKLYGRVEQVFDAKGDYREEWVDTKTIEGVPYDIPIAGYDTKTVNFLRLWSSRSSEDFDLDEFNKGDYVEAVREKAIGETISKVLYPNDRTENGKELRLVQQYFFVTCSLHDIIRRFRTTFDDWEDFPKQVAIQLNDTHPAIAVVELMRILIDEEGLEWDFAWSLINKTFAYTNHTLLPEALERWSVPLFEKVLPRHLNIIYGINSQLMDTVEEKWPGDNAIKRDVSIIEESHPKMVRMANLAVVASHTVNGVAAIHSELLKTRLFPTFVSLYPAKFTNMTNGITPRRWLRACNRGLSRLIDSKIGNTWSKNLNELQGLEKYADDKSFQKAYMDIKYANKVALAEVIKQDCGIEVDPAAMFDVQIKRLHEYKRQHLSLLHILHLYRKVLHNPDLDIAPRVFIFGAKAAPGYYLAKTIIKAINAVGDIVNNDERIGGKLKVAFLPNYRVSLAARIIPAADLSEQISTAGKEASGTGNMKLALNGALTIGTLDGANIEIKEEVGDDNIFIFGLDVDEVAELDEKGYDPFKYYNEDENLKAIVDWVGSNYFSSGEPGVLKPLKDSLLEGGDPFKALADFKEYCECQEKVDEAFKDKDHWARMAILNTARVGKFSSDRTISEYASKIWKLKPVAIK; this is encoded by the coding sequence ATGACTACTGTCGCAAAAAAGAAAACCGCTTCTAAGAAAAAAAAGGACGAAGGATGCAACTGCCCGCATCCTCCTTTGAAGAATGCTATACTAGAGCACCTTAAGCTAACTTTGGCCCACGATGTCTCAAGGGCGACGAGACACGATTGGTGGCACTGCCTATCGTTGGCTGTTCGCGACCGGATGGTAACCCACATGATCGAAACTCAAGCGGTCCATTTCAGCAAGAAGACCCGCCGCACCTATTATTTGTCGATGGAGTACCTGATGGGTAGAATGCTCGTCAACAACATGTATAATGCGGGGGTTTACGAGGAAGCCCGTGATGCGATTGAGTCACTCGGTCTTGACTGGGATGAGCTGGTGGAAGAGGAAGTAGACATGGGCTTGGGCAATGGGGGCCTAGGTCGCCTCGCCGCCTGTTTTCTTGATTCGTTGGCGACACTGGATTTACCAGCGATAGGGTATGGAATCTATTACGAGTTCGGTTTGTTCAAACAGGAATTTGTCGATGGGCACCAAGTCGAGCATCCCGACAGCTGGAAGAAATTTGGGACCCCTTGGGAGATAGTTCGTCCAGAGTACACCCAGCAGATCAAACTTTACGGAAGAGTAGAGCAAGTCTTCGACGCGAAAGGCGACTATCGGGAAGAGTGGGTGGATACCAAAACGATCGAAGGAGTCCCCTACGATATTCCAATAGCCGGATACGACACGAAAACGGTGAATTTCCTAAGACTGTGGTCCTCTCGTTCGTCCGAGGATTTCGATTTGGACGAGTTCAACAAAGGTGACTATGTCGAGGCGGTTCGGGAAAAAGCGATTGGGGAAACGATTTCAAAGGTGCTCTATCCCAATGACCGGACCGAAAATGGCAAAGAGCTGCGCCTTGTACAGCAGTACTTCTTCGTAACGTGTTCCCTCCACGATATCATTCGCCGTTTCCGTACTACGTTTGATGACTGGGAAGACTTTCCAAAACAAGTCGCAATCCAATTGAACGATACTCACCCGGCCATCGCCGTGGTAGAGCTGATGCGGATACTGATTGATGAAGAAGGTCTGGAATGGGATTTCGCCTGGAGCCTAATTAACAAAACCTTTGCCTATACGAATCACACCTTGCTTCCGGAAGCTCTGGAACGCTGGAGTGTACCTCTCTTTGAAAAGGTACTCCCTCGCCATCTTAATATTATTTACGGTATTAATAGCCAGCTTATGGATACGGTGGAAGAGAAGTGGCCGGGGGACAACGCGATCAAGCGCGACGTATCGATCATCGAAGAGAGTCACCCCAAGATGGTTCGCATGGCCAACCTGGCTGTGGTTGCGAGTCATACGGTCAATGGGGTGGCAGCGATTCACTCGGAGTTGCTCAAAACCCGACTTTTTCCGACTTTTGTATCTCTCTACCCAGCGAAGTTCACCAACATGACAAATGGGATCACTCCGCGTCGCTGGCTGCGGGCCTGTAATCGTGGATTGTCGCGTTTGATAGATTCAAAAATTGGAAACACCTGGAGTAAGAATCTAAATGAGCTTCAGGGTCTGGAAAAGTATGCGGATGACAAGTCCTTCCAGAAGGCGTATATGGATATTAAATACGCCAATAAGGTTGCTCTTGCTGAGGTTATCAAGCAGGACTGTGGAATAGAAGTCGATCCTGCGGCAATGTTCGATGTGCAGATAAAACGACTGCATGAGTATAAGCGTCAACACCTGAGCCTATTGCATATCCTTCACTTGTATCGTAAGGTACTGCACAATCCAGACCTCGATATCGCCCCGCGCGTATTCATTTTTGGAGCCAAGGCAGCCCCTGGGTACTATCTTGCCAAAACGATCATCAAGGCGATCAACGCAGTAGGTGACATCGTCAACAATGACGAGCGAATTGGCGGAAAACTCAAAGTGGCTTTTCTTCCCAACTACCGCGTTTCGTTGGCCGCTCGAATTATTCCAGCGGCAGACCTATCGGAGCAAATCTCTACTGCCGGCAAGGAAGCTTCGGGTACTGGGAACATGAAGCTGGCGCTCAACGGGGCCTTGACCATTGGAACACTTGACGGAGCCAATATTGAGATTAAAGAGGAGGTAGGCGACGACAACATCTTTATCTTCGGGCTCGATGTTGATGAAGTCGCAGAACTTGATGAGAAGGGGTATGACCCTTTCAAATACTACAATGAAGACGAAAACCTGAAAGCGATCGTCGATTGGGTGGGGTCCAACTACTTTTCGTCGGGCGAACCAGGAGTGCTGAAGCCTCTAAAAGACAGCCTGCTGGAAGGAGGAGATCCCTTTAAGGCATTGGCTGACTTCAAAGAATATTGCGAGTGCCAGGAAAAGGTGGATGAAGCCTTCAAAGATAAAGATCACTGGGCTCGTATGGCAATTCTTAATACCGCACGTGTGGGTAAGTTTTCCTCGGATCGGACTATAAGCGAGTATGCCAGCAAGATCTGGAAACTAAAACCAGTGGCGATTAAATAA
- a CDS encoding endonuclease/exonuclease/phosphatase family protein gives MKFSLKKAKRPNPVLSAATVILSFVLWGCSKTEPPKQDIDFMSFNIRYGTADDGENHWNKRKPLVFDVFTDHAPDVVGLQEALDFQIEEILEKHPQFASVGIGREPEGQGEHCAILYLKDTFEILEQDTFWLSDTPETPSSSWGNKLFRIYTYARIENRANGSRFYIFNTHFDHRSESAREKSARFLVERIANRKHPEDPYILMGDFNAGEDQAPILTLLGKNKASPHSNEAPLVDTFRVLHPDALDVGTGTMWNGKVDGNKIDYVFAAPTTEVEKAEIIHDNDNGRYPSDHYPVKAKVRF, from the coding sequence ATGAAGTTTTCACTAAAAAAAGCCAAACGGCCTAATCCAGTTTTATCAGCTGCAACCGTAATTCTTTCATTCGTCCTGTGGGGATGCAGCAAAACTGAGCCACCTAAACAAGACATAGATTTCATGTCTTTCAATATTAGATACGGAACAGCCGACGATGGTGAGAACCACTGGAACAAGCGCAAACCGCTCGTATTCGATGTATTCACCGATCACGCTCCTGATGTGGTAGGCTTGCAGGAAGCCCTCGATTTCCAGATCGAAGAGATACTTGAGAAGCATCCTCAATTCGCATCTGTCGGCATCGGCCGAGAACCTGAGGGCCAAGGCGAACACTGTGCTATTCTCTACTTAAAAGATACATTCGAAATCTTGGAGCAGGATACCTTTTGGCTTTCGGATACACCCGAAACGCCCTCAAGCAGCTGGGGAAACAAGCTCTTTCGGATATACACTTACGCGCGAATAGAAAACCGCGCCAACGGATCTCGATTCTACATTTTCAACACCCATTTTGACCACAGATCGGAGAGTGCCCGCGAAAAAAGCGCCCGCTTCCTGGTCGAACGTATCGCCAACCGCAAGCACCCAGAAGATCCCTACATCCTGATGGGCGATTTTAATGCCGGCGAAGACCAGGCTCCGATCCTCACTCTCCTCGGAAAAAACAAAGCGTCGCCCCACTCCAACGAGGCTCCTTTGGTAGACACCTTTCGCGTCCTCCACCCGGACGCGCTAGACGTGGGAACCGGAACCATGTGGAACGGAAAAGTAGACGGGAACAAGATCGACTACGTGTTCGCCGCACCCACCACCGAAGTAGAAAAGGCGGAAATCATTCACGATAACGACAACGGGCGCTACCCCTCCGACCACTACCCCGTCAAAGCTAAAGTCCGCTTTTGA
- a CDS encoding GDSL-type esterase/lipase family protein produces MVALSIKHFLLFEKAFFGTLILLTGLFPTAFADEVVADPHRFDNAIATFEAADKVSMPETGKVLFLGSSSIRRWDTAKAFPEIDSINRGFGGSQTSDCIYFFDRIVLPYKPKVIVLYEGDNDIGAGKSKEQVVKDFQTFAKRVRGKLPGTKIVHIPIKPSIKRASLWTKMEYVNQEVQAMAADRKGLYYADIATPMLTTGSPPDESLFAKDGLHPSDKGYALWASVIGPVIEEALGE; encoded by the coding sequence ATGGTAGCTCTCAGTATTAAGCACTTCCTTCTATTCGAAAAAGCGTTTTTTGGTACTTTAATTTTGCTTACAGGTTTGTTTCCGACCGCTTTCGCGGATGAAGTAGTGGCGGATCCGCATCGCTTTGACAATGCCATTGCCACGTTTGAAGCGGCAGACAAGGTTTCCATGCCCGAAACGGGCAAAGTCCTCTTCCTCGGAAGCTCATCGATTCGCCGCTGGGATACGGCAAAAGCTTTTCCGGAGATCGATTCCATCAACCGGGGATTTGGCGGCTCGCAAACATCGGATTGTATCTATTTTTTTGATCGCATCGTTTTACCTTACAAGCCGAAGGTCATCGTGCTCTATGAAGGGGACAACGATATCGGAGCGGGCAAGTCGAAGGAACAGGTCGTTAAGGATTTCCAGACGTTTGCGAAACGGGTAAGAGGCAAGCTGCCTGGAACGAAGATCGTGCACATCCCCATTAAACCAAGTATCAAGCGGGCGAGTCTTTGGACTAAAATGGAATATGTGAACCAAGAGGTCCAGGCGATGGCTGCCGATAGGAAGGGTCTTTACTACGCGGATATAGCTACACCGATGCTGACTACGGGATCGCCACCAGACGAAAGTTTGTTCGCCAAGGATGGGCTGCATCCAAGCGACAAGGGATACGCTCTGTGGGCAAGCGTCATTGGTCCTGTGATTGAAGAAGCGCTGGGAGAATAG
- a CDS encoding GntP family permease has product MHLYLLAQTEASGSYWPFTVLALGILFVVVAIAVFRIHAFISLILAAVLVGTLSSSLPGGEGANHIVTAIGLSMTEFGATAGKIAWVIALAAIIGVCLMESGAADRIVRGMVRTLGEKRAGVALVLCSFFLSIPVFFDTVFFLLIPLAQALAFRLGKHYLYFVMAMCSGGVITHGLVPPTPGPLVMVETLNLNLGFTIIAGIGLGLIPAFAGLYFGKWLDSRMNIQFRESPGIKIADIEAIVSKKDNELPSFLVSMLPVALPVFLIAFTSFLAIWTTEGTFYSAMEILGNKNVAMFIGTLIALHTLAKQKGVSLKSLGNVMEGPLGTAGTIILITSAGGAFGAMIRHAGVGDAISMASKDTGLSLIILSWVVAAVLKVAQGSGTVSMITTSGIVAAIIGSGIDLGYSPIYLFAAIAFGSQVGSWMNDSGFWIVCKLSGFTEKETLRTWSALLAFIGVIGIIEVLIVSAIVPNLFM; this is encoded by the coding sequence ATGCATTTATATCTTCTCGCTCAAACGGAAGCTTCTGGATCCTACTGGCCATTCACTGTATTGGCTCTTGGAATACTTTTCGTCGTCGTAGCTATCGCAGTGTTTCGCATACATGCGTTTATTTCGCTGATATTGGCAGCAGTGCTGGTCGGCACTCTCTCATCAAGTCTTCCAGGAGGCGAAGGAGCCAATCATATTGTAACTGCGATTGGATTGTCGATGACTGAGTTTGGTGCAACTGCGGGGAAGATCGCTTGGGTAATCGCTTTGGCGGCGATTATTGGGGTCTGCCTGATGGAAAGTGGTGCGGCTGACAGGATCGTTCGCGGAATGGTCAGAACGCTGGGTGAGAAACGAGCCGGCGTGGCACTGGTTTTATGCTCCTTCTTTCTGTCTATACCGGTATTTTTCGACACCGTATTTTTTCTCCTCATCCCTTTGGCCCAGGCGCTCGCATTCCGTTTAGGGAAGCACTACCTTTATTTTGTCATGGCGATGTGCAGTGGTGGGGTCATCACCCATGGATTAGTTCCGCCGACGCCAGGCCCTCTGGTAATGGTGGAAACATTGAATCTGAATCTTGGATTCACTATCATCGCGGGGATTGGTCTGGGGCTCATTCCTGCATTTGCAGGGCTCTATTTTGGCAAGTGGCTTGATAGCCGAATGAACATCCAGTTTCGTGAAAGTCCTGGCATTAAAATTGCCGATATTGAGGCGATCGTGTCCAAAAAGGACAACGAGCTCCCTTCTTTTCTCGTATCTATGTTGCCGGTAGCACTTCCGGTCTTTCTCATAGCTTTCACATCCTTTTTGGCGATTTGGACCACGGAAGGGACCTTTTACAGTGCGATGGAGATTCTTGGAAACAAGAACGTCGCTATGTTCATCGGGACTCTGATCGCGTTGCATACGCTCGCGAAGCAAAAGGGCGTAAGTCTTAAGTCGTTGGGAAATGTGATGGAAGGTCCGCTGGGAACCGCGGGAACGATCATTCTCATCACCTCGGCTGGGGGAGCTTTTGGGGCCATGATACGCCATGCAGGAGTAGGCGATGCCATTAGTATGGCTTCCAAGGATACCGGGTTGTCGCTGATTATCCTTTCCTGGGTTGTCGCAGCCGTACTCAAAGTAGCTCAGGGCTCGGGAACCGTCTCCATGATTACGACCTCAGGAATCGTTGCAGCGATCATTGGCAGTGGAATCGATCTCGGCTACAGTCCGATTTACCTTTTTGCTGCCATCGCCTTTGGGTCTCAAGTAGGATCCTGGATGAACGACAGTGGATTTTGGATTGTCTGCAAGCTCAGCGGTTTCACTGAAAAGGAAACACTGCGGACCTGGTCAGCCTTGCTGGCGTTTATTGGCGTTATTGGAATAATTGAGGTACTGATCGTGTCCGCGATCGTTCCCAATTTGTTCATGTGA
- a CDS encoding HAD family hydrolase, translating to MLIIFDVDGTLIGGEEYDWKSFNAAFTDITGKIFSVEFWKTLDEVTASAIVHEGLSELDIEERTRLEELVKNRCLENLKVERQRTPDEFFSTNETRELLEYLKDHHEYDIAIATGDWYDTIRYKLEVAGIDLERFIHATSSDAPIRSEIISIAAERSDRPLEDVVYVGDGTWDIRACRTLGIPFIGTGSRIEALESEGATWILPQIRKDPLLEILSEIQNGAR from the coding sequence ATGCTCATTATATTCGATGTAGACGGAACCCTTATCGGTGGTGAAGAATATGATTGGAAATCCTTCAACGCCGCCTTTACCGACATAACAGGGAAAATCTTCTCGGTTGAATTTTGGAAAACGCTCGACGAAGTGACCGCCTCGGCAATCGTGCACGAAGGCTTGTCTGAGTTAGACATCGAGGAGCGGACTCGTCTTGAAGAGCTGGTTAAGAACCGTTGCCTCGAAAATCTGAAAGTCGAAAGACAGAGAACCCCCGACGAGTTTTTCAGCACGAATGAAACGAGGGAGCTTTTGGAGTATCTTAAGGATCACCACGAATATGACATAGCCATCGCTACCGGTGATTGGTATGACACGATTCGATACAAACTGGAAGTAGCGGGCATCGATTTGGAGCGCTTTATTCACGCAACCTCATCGGATGCGCCCATTCGCTCAGAAATCATTTCCATCGCGGCGGAACGCTCTGACCGGCCTTTGGAAGACGTCGTTTACGTGGGCGACGGCACCTGGGATATCCGGGCCTGCAGAACCTTGGGCATTCCCTTTATCGGAACCGGAAGCCGAATCGAGGCGCTCGAAAGCGAAGGAGCCACCTGGATACTACCCCAGATTCGAAAGGATCCGTTGCTTGAAATTCTATCGGAAATCCAAAACGGAGCTCGCTAG
- the eno gene encoding phosphopyruvate hydratase: protein MTTDIIDINAREIIDSRGNPTVEVDVILASGIVGRAAVPSGASTGENEALELRDGALPVKQAPKGAKNRYLGKGVLKAVSNIHDKILPEIVGIDACDQVSVDGAMLTLDGTKNKAKLGANAILGVSLATAKAAAQASGLELYKYLGGPNAKILPVPMMNILNGGAHSDAPIDIQEFMIMPKGASSFREALRMGAEIFHALKGVLKAKGLSTAVGDEGGFAPALDSNEHALEVIAAATKKAGYKLGKDIFIALDVAASEFYKKNKYVFDKSDGSKKSSTEMVAFLKDLADRFPIISIEDGLDENDWKGWKHLTDEMGATTQLVGDDLFVTNTEFLKKGIDLGVANSILVKVNQIGSLTETLDAIEMAKEASYTSVISHRSGETEDTTIADIAVATNAGQIKTGSLCRSDRVAKYNQLLRIEEELGPNAVYGGKL from the coding sequence ATGACGACTGACATCATTGATATTAACGCTCGCGAAATCATCGATTCTCGCGGCAATCCTACCGTCGAAGTTGACGTCATACTCGCTTCAGGAATTGTTGGCCGCGCCGCGGTCCCTTCCGGAGCCAGTACAGGCGAGAATGAAGCCCTCGAGCTTCGCGACGGAGCGTTACCAGTAAAACAAGCCCCAAAGGGCGCGAAGAATCGCTATCTGGGCAAGGGCGTGCTCAAGGCAGTCTCAAATATCCATGATAAGATTCTTCCTGAGATCGTAGGCATCGACGCCTGCGATCAAGTATCTGTTGACGGAGCGATGCTCACTCTGGATGGCACCAAAAACAAAGCAAAGCTCGGAGCGAATGCCATTTTAGGTGTTTCCCTCGCTACAGCTAAGGCCGCTGCTCAAGCTTCAGGTCTGGAACTTTATAAGTACCTCGGTGGGCCGAACGCGAAGATTCTTCCCGTACCAATGATGAATATCCTGAACGGCGGCGCTCATTCCGACGCTCCGATCGACATTCAGGAATTCATGATCATGCCCAAGGGAGCGAGCAGCTTCCGGGAAGCCCTGCGTATGGGAGCGGAAATTTTCCATGCACTTAAAGGTGTCCTCAAGGCAAAGGGACTGTCAACGGCCGTGGGTGACGAGGGCGGATTCGCCCCGGCACTAGACTCCAACGAGCATGCTCTAGAAGTGATCGCTGCCGCGACTAAGAAAGCTGGATACAAACTGGGCAAAGACATCTTTATCGCTTTGGATGTGGCCGCTAGCGAATTCTACAAGAAAAATAAGTACGTATTCGACAAGTCTGACGGATCCAAGAAGAGCAGCACCGAGATGGTGGCCTTTTTAAAGGACCTGGCCGATCGCTTTCCTATTATTTCAATCGAGGACGGATTGGACGAGAACGACTGGAAAGGCTGGAAACACCTAACCGATGAAATGGGTGCCACGACTCAGCTCGTAGGAGATGACCTTTTCGTTACGAATACTGAGTTCCTCAAAAAGGGAATCGATCTCGGGGTTGCCAACTCAATTTTGGTAAAGGTGAATCAAATCGGTTCTTTGACCGAAACTTTGGACGCGATCGAAATGGCCAAGGAAGCTTCCTACACTTCAGTCATTTCCCACCGTTCGGGCGAAACAGAAGACACCACCATCGCGGATATCGCAGTGGCAACCAATGCCGGCCAAATCAAAACCGGCTCCCTTTGCCGCAGCGACCGAGTCGCAAAGTACAATCAACTTCTTCGCATCGAAGAGGAACTGGGTCCAAATGCGGTCTACGGCGGCAAGCTGTAA